In Ignavibacteriales bacterium, one DNA window encodes the following:
- a CDS encoding HAD family hydrolase, with protein sequence MANHAVFFDRDGTINIDPGYLGNPEQVELYKGVTEGLVQLKKLGFKIIVVSNQSGIARGLITKEDVDSINNKINEILLKDDVQIDAFYYCPYHPKFNTTEECECRKPSTKMIYQAAEDWNIDLKKSYLTGDMVSDVECGLNAGLKTILIKTTITEEKISYLLNEGKIPTFIAPNFLDACNFIVNDFIGGN encoded by the coding sequence ATGGCTAACCACGCAGTTTTTTTTGATCGAGATGGAACAATAAATATTGATCCTGGATATCTTGGAAACCCTGAGCAAGTTGAGTTGTATAAAGGCGTAACTGAAGGATTAGTTCAATTAAAAAAATTGGGATTTAAGATTATTGTAGTTTCAAATCAATCTGGAATTGCCAGAGGACTTATTACAAAAGAAGATGTTGATTCTATCAACAATAAAATCAATGAAATTTTACTAAAAGATGATGTTCAAATAGATGCATTTTATTATTGCCCTTATCATCCCAAATTTAATACAACTGAAGAATGTGAATGCAGGAAGCCTTCTACTAAAATGATTTATCAAGCTGCTGAAGATTGGAATATCGATTTGAAAAAATCTTATCTTACCGGCGATATGGTTTCTGATGTTGAATGCGGTTTAAATGCTGGATTAAAAACGATTCTTATTAAAACCACAATTACCGAAGAAAAAATTTCTTACTTGCTTAATGAAGGTAAAATCCCCACTTTTATTGCACCAAATTTTTTAGATGCTTGTAATTTTATTGTTAATGATTTTATTGGAGGAAACTGA
- the glgA gene encoding glycogen synthase GlgA encodes MPPSKRLKILFITSEVFPFMKTGGLADVSAALPQALMEMGHEVRIVVPKYGAIDERKFKIHEVVRLKDLPIMIGEKEVIFSLRSSFLIGPKVRVQIYFLDNIDYFGSRQSLYIDQETGLDYPDNHERFILLARSVFELINKLGWVPDIIHCNDWQCGLVPAYLKTIYKDDPLIVNIKTIFTIHNLAYQGFFPKSEFYKTGLPEELNSEKGIEIYGRCNFMKSGLIYSDVITTVSERYAEEITKDEEWGAGLKTILLKRKKDIYGILNGIDNKIWNPELDTTIPKNYSAKTIEDKVENKKALAEKFGFSFNPEIPIIGSISRLIDAKGFDLISEIIQELMSLNVQMVLLGNGEKKYHKLFEDIQKKHRGKFSCYLGYSDELAHLIEAGSDMFLMPSKYEPCGLNQMYSLSYGTVPIVRETGGLADTVSRYSDKDETGNGFVFKKYDSQEFLKEIKRAIKLFQDKKTWIKIIKNGMKSDFSWISSGKKYVDLYKNILD; translated from the coding sequence ATGCCTCCTTCCAAACGATTGAAAATCTTGTTCATTACCTCTGAAGTTTTTCCATTTATGAAAACGGGTGGACTTGCGGATGTATCTGCAGCTTTACCACAAGCGTTGATGGAAATGGGGCATGAAGTACGCATTGTGGTGCCTAAATACGGCGCAATAGATGAGAGAAAATTTAAAATTCACGAAGTTGTGCGGCTTAAAGATTTACCAATAATGATTGGTGAAAAAGAAGTTATTTTTTCATTAAGATCTTCTTTTTTAATTGGACCCAAAGTTCGCGTGCAGATTTATTTCCTTGATAATATAGATTATTTTGGAAGCCGGCAAAGCCTTTATATTGATCAGGAAACAGGATTAGATTACCCGGACAATCATGAAAGGTTCATTCTTCTTGCCCGGTCAGTTTTTGAATTGATAAATAAACTGGGCTGGGTTCCTGATATTATCCATTGTAATGATTGGCAGTGTGGTTTAGTTCCTGCTTATCTTAAAACTATTTATAAAGATGATCCGCTTATAGTTAATATCAAAACAATTTTTACAATTCATAATTTAGCTTACCAGGGATTTTTCCCTAAAAGTGAATTTTATAAAACTGGTTTACCGGAAGAATTAAATTCTGAAAAGGGAATTGAAATTTATGGCAGATGTAATTTTATGAAGAGTGGTTTGATATATTCGGATGTAATTACAACTGTAAGTGAGAGATACGCTGAAGAAATTACCAAAGATGAAGAGTGGGGAGCGGGATTAAAAACAATCCTTCTAAAACGAAAAAAAGATATTTATGGGATTCTTAACGGAATTGATAATAAAATCTGGAATCCGGAATTAGATACTACAATTCCTAAAAATTACTCAGCAAAAACTATTGAAGATAAAGTTGAAAATAAGAAAGCTTTGGCGGAAAAATTTGGTTTTAGTTTTAATCCAGAGATTCCAATTATAGGTTCCATCTCTCGTTTGATAGATGCAAAAGGATTCGATTTGATTTCTGAAATAATTCAAGAACTGATGAGCTTGAATGTGCAAATGGTTTTGCTTGGTAACGGAGAGAAAAAATATCATAAATTATTTGAAGATATACAAAAAAAACATCGTGGAAAATTTTCCTGTTACCTGGGTTATAGTGATGAACTTGCTCATCTAATTGAAGCAGGAAGCGATATGTTTTTAATGCCTTCAAAATATGAACCCTGCGGTTTAAACCAGATGTATAGTTTAAGCTATGGTACTGTTCCAATAGTTAGAGAAACCGGTGGGCTTGCTGATACTGTTAGCCGGTACAGCGATAAAGACGAAACTGGTAATGGATTTGTCTTTAAAAAATATGATTCTCAAGAGTTTCTAAAAGAGATTAAACGAGCAATAAAATTATTCCAGGATAAAAAAACATGGATCAAAATTATTAAGAACGGAATGAAGTCCGATTTTTCCTGGATCTCATCTGGGAAAAAATATGTTGATCTGTATAAGAACATATTAGATTGA
- the hutI gene encoding imidazolonepropionase yields MITLIANPSQIVTVDSKGKNYKRGKELGEIDVLTEHSILVEDDLIKDFIPNQSINYSQLDAIINVKDKVVFPGFVDCHTHTVFAGSRAEEFKMKIAGASYEEIAKAGGGINKTVQAVRKLSFEDLVEISKPRIIYAISQGITTLEIKSGYGLSFDDEIKLLNVINHLNNIFPIDIIPTFLGAHTFPPEYKSDQEKYISLINEKMLPFIANNKLAKFCDAFCEKTAFSAEQIDRIFQTASSLGLKLKLHTDQFNSIGGIDLGLKHKVVSLEHLEVVKNEDILKLGNTDIVCVLLPGVSFFLHYGFAPARDLISKNAIVALSTDYNPGSSHISNINLIMSLAAIEMKMTIEETISAVTINAAKALDVNNSVGSIEIGKKADFAILDTQEYPDIVYNVGKNLNCMTIKNGKIIYKNI; encoded by the coding sequence ATGATTACTTTAATTGCAAATCCTTCCCAGATTGTTACTGTTGATTCCAAAGGTAAAAATTATAAAAGAGGAAAGGAACTGGGGGAAATTGATGTTTTGACTGAGCATTCAATTTTAGTTGAAGATGATTTAATTAAAGATTTTATTCCTAACCAAAGTATAAATTATTCTCAACTGGATGCAATAATTAATGTTAAAGATAAAGTTGTCTTTCCTGGATTTGTGGATTGCCATACGCATACAGTTTTTGCAGGTTCCCGTGCCGAAGAATTTAAAATGAAAATTGCCGGTGCAAGTTATGAAGAAATTGCGAAAGCGGGTGGAGGAATTAATAAAACTGTTCAAGCAGTAAGAAAATTAAGTTTTGAAGATTTGGTTGAAATATCGAAACCAAGAATTATTTATGCTATTTCTCAGGGTATTACAACACTGGAAATTAAAAGTGGGTATGGTCTTTCCTTTGATGATGAAATTAAATTACTAAATGTCATCAATCATCTTAACAACATATTCCCGATTGACATCATTCCAACATTTCTGGGTGCACATACTTTTCCACCGGAATATAAATCTGATCAGGAAAAATATATTTCTTTAATTAATGAAAAGATGCTTCCATTTATCGCTAATAACAAACTGGCAAAATTCTGTGATGCATTCTGCGAAAAAACCGCATTCTCTGCTGAACAAATTGATAGAATTTTTCAGACTGCATCTTCGCTTGGACTAAAACTAAAGCTACATACAGACCAGTTCAATTCTATTGGTGGAATTGATTTAGGATTGAAACACAAAGTAGTAAGCCTTGAACATCTGGAAGTTGTTAAGAATGAAGATATTCTAAAATTAGGAAATACTGATATTGTTTGCGTCTTACTACCCGGGGTTTCTTTCTTTTTACATTATGGATTTGCTCCAGCAAGAGATTTAATTTCTAAAAATGCAATAGTTGCTCTTTCAACGGATTATAATCCCGGTTCATCTCATATTTCAAATATCAATTTAATTATGAGTCTTGCAGCAATTGAAATGAAAATGACAATTGAAGAAACAATTTCTGCCGTTACAATTAATGCAGCTAAGGCTCTTGATGTTAACAATTCGGTTGGAAGCATAGAAATTGGAAAGAAAGCTGATTTTGCAATTCTTGATACACAAGAGTATCCGGATATCGTTTATAATGTTGGGAAAAATCTAAACTGTATGACAATTAAAAATGGAAAAATCATTTATAAAAATATTTAG
- the ftcD gene encoding glutamate formimidoyltransferase, translated as MKIIECVPNFSEGKNQDTFDAITNAVNKIEGAKLLSLEPDADYNRVVVTLAGNENGILEGAIAASKAAAVNIDMRNHKGEHPRLGAIDVVPFIPVKNISTQECIKISERYAERISKELEVPVYLYEEAARHPSRKLLSNIRKGEYEGLEEKLKNPEWFPDFGEAKFNPKLGAIVTGVRFFLIAYNVNIKSSDVKFAKEISEVLRESGRPKRDENGNVIKVNGETIKIPGKLKTVQGMGVSLEKYSITQVSMNLKNYFTTPLHIAFEEVKKEAERLGVEVNGSEIVGLVPLEALMMAGKYYSNNNISEEKALVELAIEKLGLSSLNKFDPEKKIIDYMI; from the coding sequence ATGAAAATTATTGAATGCGTTCCAAACTTTAGTGAAGGAAAAAATCAGGATACATTTGACGCTATTACAAATGCAGTAAACAAAATTGAAGGAGCAAAACTTTTAAGTTTAGAACCCGATGCAGACTACAACCGGGTTGTTGTTACTTTGGCAGGTAATGAAAATGGAATACTGGAAGGTGCAATTGCTGCATCTAAAGCCGCAGCAGTAAATATCGATATGAGAAATCATAAAGGAGAACATCCACGGCTTGGAGCTATTGATGTTGTACCATTCATTCCGGTTAAAAATATATCCACACAAGAATGTATAAAAATTTCAGAACGATATGCAGAAAGAATTTCCAAAGAACTTGAAGTTCCTGTTTATCTTTACGAGGAAGCAGCCAGACATCCTTCAAGAAAATTACTCTCCAATATCCGTAAAGGTGAATATGAAGGATTGGAAGAAAAGCTAAAGAACCCTGAATGGTTTCCGGATTTTGGCGAAGCAAAATTCAATCCTAAACTGGGAGCTATTGTAACAGGAGTTCGTTTTTTTCTTATAGCTTACAATGTTAATATAAAATCGAGTGATGTAAAATTTGCAAAGGAAATAAGTGAAGTATTACGCGAATCAGGTAGACCTAAAAGAGATGAGAATGGTAATGTAATTAAAGTAAATGGGGAAACTATTAAAATCCCTGGCAAACTTAAAACAGTTCAAGGAATGGGAGTATCATTAGAAAAATATAGCATCACACAAGTTTCAATGAATCTGAAAAACTATTTTACTACTCCGCTACACATTGCATTTGAGGAAGTTAAAAAAGAAGCCGAACGTTTAGGTGTTGAAGTTAATGGAAGTGAAATTGTTGGACTCGTACCTCTAGAAGCTTTGATGATGGCTGGAAAATATTATTCTAATAATAATATCTCAGAGGAAAAAGCTTTGGTAGAACTTGCGATTGAAAAACTTGGTTTGAGTTCACTAAATAAGTTCGATCCTGAAAAGAAAATAATTGATTATATGATTTAA
- a CDS encoding cyclodeaminase/cyclohydrolase family protein — protein MNQSNTLKNYLDELSSNSPTPGGGNVSALCGALASSLGTMVCRLTIGKKKYIDVEPDMMKIRSKLESFREEFIDLAAKDNAAFDKVMEAFKFPKETENDKTMRLKKISAATLEAAKVPAEVITSCKVILPLIKTIAEKGNQNSVSDAGVAALLLSTAAQGAYLNVLINCSSLKDNSEAQKLLAEASVVKDEIKSESNNIIEVIIKGFQS, from the coding sequence ATGAATCAATCAAACACTCTAAAAAATTATCTGGATGAACTCTCCTCCAACTCCCCCACTCCCGGTGGAGGAAATGTTTCTGCACTTTGTGGGGCATTGGCTTCCAGTCTTGGAACTATGGTTTGCAGATTAACCATCGGTAAGAAAAAATATATTGACGTTGAACCTGATATGATGAAAATCCGAAGTAAACTTGAATCGTTTAGAGAAGAATTTATTGATTTGGCAGCAAAGGATAATGCTGCATTTGACAAAGTAATGGAAGCTTTCAAGTTTCCAAAAGAAACTGAAAATGATAAAACTATGCGACTAAAAAAAATAAGTGCGGCAACTCTGGAAGCTGCTAAAGTTCCTGCAGAAGTAATAACTTCCTGCAAAGTTATTTTGCCTTTGATAAAAACCATTGCGGAAAAAGGGAATCAGAATTCTGTTTCTGATGCAGGAGTTGCAGCGCTTCTTTTATCCACCGCAGCACAAGGAGCATATTTAAACGTGCTAATTAATTGTTCTTCACTAAAAGATAATTCCGAGGCTCAGAAACTTTTGGCAGAAGCATCTGTTGTAAAAGATGAAATTAAATCTGAAAGCAATAATATTATAGAAGTTATTATAAAAGGATTTCAATCATGA
- a CDS encoding DUF1343 domain-containing protein, with the protein MKKTSILLLLFLITSFQFAQMPKVKCGIDVLKENNFNILKGKRIGLITNPTGVDKNLKSTIDVLFENKDVKLAALYGPEHGVRGDYSAGDFVDFYKDSTTGLPVYSLYGKTRNATPEMLKDIDVLVYDIQDNGCRSYTYISTMGLAMEAAAENNKEFLVLDRPNPLTGLKVEGNFVEDGYFSFVSQFKIPYVYGLTCGELARYLNEEGLLKDGIKCKLTVVPIEGWKREMTYEETGLVWVPASPHVPHKDTPEYYVSTGVLGELGVISEGVGYTIPFETFAAEWIDGKLLADKMNALGLEGVIFRPITFKPYYGTWEKKELHGVQIHITDMKKLNLLSLQYLFMQVHNDLYPDKNPFKLAKDNRIDFFDKVAGTNKVREMFSEKMQYKAIEAFLNKDVEGFRMKSKKYLLY; encoded by the coding sequence ATGAAAAAAACAAGCATTCTCCTACTTTTATTTCTTATTACTTCATTTCAATTCGCACAAATGCCAAAAGTAAAATGCGGGATTGATGTATTGAAAGAAAATAATTTTAATATTCTAAAAGGTAAACGAATCGGATTAATTACAAATCCAACCGGAGTAGATAAGAATCTTAAATCAACAATTGATGTTTTATTTGAAAACAAAGATGTAAAACTTGCTGCTCTCTACGGTCCGGAGCATGGCGTCCGTGGTGATTACTCTGCAGGGGATTTTGTTGATTTCTATAAAGATTCAACAACAGGGCTTCCGGTTTATTCCCTCTATGGTAAAACCCGAAATGCAACTCCGGAAATGTTGAAAGACATAGATGTTTTGGTTTATGATATCCAAGATAATGGTTGCAGGTCCTATACTTATATCAGCACGATGGGATTAGCAATGGAAGCTGCTGCAGAGAACAATAAAGAATTTTTAGTTTTAGATAGACCAAATCCATTAACAGGATTAAAGGTGGAAGGAAATTTTGTTGAAGATGGATATTTTTCTTTTGTTAGCCAATTCAAAATTCCTTATGTGTATGGATTAACTTGCGGCGAACTTGCCAGATATCTTAACGAAGAAGGTCTTCTAAAAGATGGAATAAAATGTAAACTTACTGTGGTTCCAATTGAAGGTTGGAAGAGAGAAATGACCTATGAAGAAACCGGATTAGTTTGGGTTCCAGCTTCTCCACATGTTCCGCATAAAGACACTCCGGAATATTACGTTTCTACTGGAGTGCTTGGAGAACTTGGAGTTATTTCCGAAGGAGTTGGTTATACAATTCCTTTTGAAACTTTTGCAGCCGAATGGATTGATGGAAAACTTCTTGCAGATAAAATGAATGCATTAGGTTTGGAAGGTGTTATATTCCGACCAATAACTTTCAAACCGTATTACGGAACCTGGGAAAAGAAAGAATTGCACGGAGTTCAAATTCATATAACTGATATGAAAAAATTAAATTTGCTTAGCCTGCAATATTTGTTTATGCAAGTTCATAATGATCTATATCCAGATAAAAACCCTTTTAAGCTTGCAAAGGATAACCGCATAGATTTCTTTGATAAAGTAGCCGGGACTAATAAAGTTAGAGAAATGTTTTCCGAAAAAATGCAATACAAAGCTATTGAAGCATTTCTAAATAAGGACGTTGAAGGATTTAGGATGAAGTCCAAAAAATATTTGCTTTATTAA
- a CDS encoding T9SS type A sorting domain-containing protein gives MKRIFSLTVILFFAVTLNLKGNPISITYFSELYFDSTGWKLELHKSHYDGSSINFRGWYLKSSSGQAFFKDNIVLSAAGYMRVTVAKLLNNLIINPEGDSLFLYAPNEEYPRDYFIFGNMPGSMYDAPKINQSLCLGGGYYYDNTPTFGGPNDTLSACGLIIGTIKDSLGIPLKKIRIIASWESPSWGLHKVISFVKTDSLGQFKISCISGVPCILIDTTDKVYFSYTDILKWITLKLWPEETIYLNVTLPILVNVEHQNFWEKNFILNQNYPNPFNPNTIIKWEIPIRSHVQLKVFDILGNEVATLLNEEKDAGIYDNQFSVINNQLPSGIYFYTLQAGNLRQTKKMIVLK, from the coding sequence ATGAAAAGGATTTTCTCTTTAACAGTAATTTTATTTTTTGCAGTGACTTTGAATCTCAAGGGGAATCCAATTTCAATAACATATTTTAGTGAATTATATTTCGATTCTACTGGATGGAAACTTGAGTTGCACAAAAGTCATTACGATGGGAGTTCTATTAATTTTAGAGGTTGGTATCTGAAATCATCTTCAGGACAAGCATTTTTTAAGGATAACATTGTATTAAGTGCTGCAGGTTATATGCGTGTTACCGTTGCCAAGTTATTAAATAATCTCATTATAAATCCGGAGGGTGACAGTCTTTTCTTATATGCACCAAATGAAGAATATCCAAGGGATTATTTTATTTTCGGAAATATGCCGGGATCAATGTACGATGCTCCAAAGATAAATCAGTCATTGTGTTTGGGTGGGGGATATTATTACGATAATACTCCGACATTTGGTGGTCCCAATGATACACTAAGTGCGTGTGGTTTAATCATTGGAACCATAAAAGACTCTTTAGGTATTCCTCTTAAAAAAATTAGAATAATAGCTTCTTGGGAAAGTCCGAGTTGGGGACTTCATAAAGTAATTTCATTTGTCAAAACTGATTCGCTTGGTCAGTTCAAAATAAGTTGCATATCAGGGGTGCCTTGTATTCTAATTGATACAACCGATAAAGTATATTTTAGCTATACTGATATTTTAAAATGGATTACATTAAAACTTTGGCCTGAAGAAACTATTTATTTAAATGTTACTTTGCCAATTCTTGTGAACGTAGAACATCAAAACTTTTGGGAAAAGAATTTTATCTTAAATCAAAATTATCCCAATCCATTTAATCCAAATACAATTATAAAGTGGGAGATACCCATCAGGAGTCACGTTCAACTAAAGGTTTTTGATATTCTTGGAAATGAAGTCGCAACTCTTTTAAATGAAGAAAAGGACGCTGGTATTTACGACAATCAATTTTCAGTCATCAATAATCAATTACCAAGCGGAATTTATTTCTACACTTTACAAGCTGGAAATCTCAGACAAACAAAAAAGATGATTGTTTTGAAATGA